The Nicotiana sylvestris chromosome 6, ASM39365v2, whole genome shotgun sequence genomic sequence caaaacagtGAATTGCTAATCGAACAGATTGGTCcaagaaacttgatgatgctttatgggcttacCAGACGGCTTACAAAGCACATATCGCAATGTCTCTATACAGGTTGATGTTCGGAAAATCTTGTCATTTTTTGGTGGAACTTGAGCACAAAGCCATATGGGCTTTAAATAAGTTGAATCTTTATTGGGATGTCACCATCAACTTGAGGGTGGCACACTTGAATGAGTTGGATGAGTTCTGGTACCATGCATACACAAGCTCATCCTTATACAAAGAGAAGATGAGATATCTTCATGACAAGtacatttggaacaaagagttCAAAGAGGGTGATCTTGTATTGTTGTTCAATCCATGGTCGAGGATGTTTCCCGGGAAGttaaagtctaaatggagtggcccATTTGAAGTTGTGGCTGTGACACCCTTTAGTGCAttggacttgaagaacaaaaatgatgaGGTATTTCCAGGCAATGGTCACTAGGCAAATATTATTTGGGAAAAGTTGGTGATGGCCAAGTGGCGGTGATTCATTTCAAGTGATGGTAATTTGCGTCGTACCACGACGTTAAATagagcgcttcttgggaggcaacccgtgtttctttttcttttcttttcctttttttgtagATAGGTGTTATTTTATGCTAACAGAATTTGAAGTATATTGTAGGGATGAGTGTGCTTTATAGGAACTGTGCTAAAAAAATTGGCTAAATATGGAAAAAAGTGCAGACCGCGTGTAtattgtgcagaccgcacaattgTCATTGCTACAACAAAAAGGGAACTGCGGCCATGGAATTGTGGTGTTGACTGCACAACTTGAAATAGGAAATTGCAAACTCTCTGAATTTTGGTTTGTTAGAGAAATAGCCAAAGTGCGGCCACACATCTAAATCTACAATCTGCATTAGAAATCTGCGGCCGCACCAAAAATTGTGCGAACCGCAGATCAACAAAGCCTTTTGAACCCCATGTAACAAAGTGCGGACGCAGAAGGAATTCTGCAACCGCACTCGTCCCTCTTGTTCCTCAAGTTAGACCTTTAGTATAAATAGGAGACCTAGGGTCACTGTACAAGTTCTTTCCCTCTCTGAGCTCTCAAAGTCATAAAAATTGAAATCTCTTGTTAAAGTTGCTGCTTACAAGCCTACCATCTGGTGATCACTAATCTCTTGCATTCAGTTATCTCTAGTATGCATCATAATCTTGATTAaccttttttaaatttttagattaTTAGTAATTATTAGAACTATTTGTCTATAAATCTATTTGAATAATGTTGTGGGGTGAATATGTTATGGGTAGACTGATAAGTACTCTTTGGGGGATGGGTAACTTGATTATCATGCTTAATTGTTAATACCATATTGAATTTGTACTAAATTGAAAACCCTAAGAACTTTGTTCGTTAAAATTTTGAAATCTACGGCCGCACAAGAAATCGTGCAGTCCACAGAAGTTGAGATTAGGGCAACTGGTCAAGCATAAATTTGCAGACCGCGCTTGAAACTGTGTGGTAAGGCCGCAAGAAATTTCGTTAAGAAATTCAGGATTTCGTGATGCAAGGTAggctaataataattttttatgttCTATTAAAATAATGTATATTAATTGGATATGTTacataagtgtataagtcatataataagtaATGTGGGATCTAATGAGAGGCTTAAATCTaagtcaagttggaaaatttacataataggctaaaattccaaatgagttctcacaagttaaaactttggatgagcatatatatatatatatatatatacatatggtgTTATGTAATGAACAACCTGTCAAATGAAATATCttcaagtctagtttctaacgcttcaaatcgttcgtcatttggacattcctacacaaagttatgatcaaattaccaaaggatGCATCTGCGATCAATTTTGTGACGGCAAAATGGTTCCGCGGACCGCATAAGCATCACATAGTGGAGCAGATATGGGCAAACTATTATGTTGTCGCATATTAATTATGTTGTCGCATAATTGATATGCTGCAATTCTGCTGCCCATAAAACGgttatgctatagcataattgcACCATATAATTGACTTCTggggtcatttttggaaatttttataTCCGACCCCATTTTGTTAAATAAACTTCAGGACTTCATTTGGCGCTATTTTCTATTGAATctagagagaggtgagagcattttagaTAGAGAAAGAGGGAACCTAGCCTTCCAATCACCCAATCTTGCACAAATTCTCAAGAATAAAGGAATCTCATCTCTAGCTCACTATCCTTTCGGGTAACTCCTACTTCTATGTTTTTATATAAGAGATTATGAGTTCAAAAATACATTGTGGGGGTTAGAAATAGGCGATTCATGTGACACTAAGTTATAGTATATGGGATTAATGAACTATTTTGGATTGTTCTTGTTGAAGTTGATTGAGGGGAGAAGGAATTTCCATTGTAGAACCTTGTAGTCTATTTCACATGattaggtgtttgatgaaattcctaagagagttacaccatgggaaatctttctaattattaatcgattttcgctatctccttatagattataattgctagaggtgttggtgcattgtagtaacttaaggaacaCTCAACCAGGTATGTGTGCTAAACTTTATCTCTCAGAATTGAATTCCATAATGTTTCCATAAGTTTAAGTATGAtcggtccaaatccctaatttctacatTCCAGGTTATCCCCTATAAACTCATAAACTTGACTATTTCGAACGAGCCTTATATTGAATGATTGATGATTAAAGTATGAGTTGCTTATTAAAAATGGTATGGCTTTGAGTTGTATTTTAAATGAAAACTGGTATACCAACTAGGTAAGGAAAACTCAATATGCTTAATACTCCTAATTGCTCGTATGTGTACTAATGTCTTGATTGATTGTGTCTAGTTGATGATTAACTATAAAGATGGTTGGAAATGAGTTAAATGAACTGGGGAAATAGAGTGTGGATAACGTCTATAATTGTGCCTAGTGATGCCTATGAAATGAGAAAATATATGAAACGAATTACGAAATGAGCTTCGACTCAACTGTTTTAAGACGACTTCAAAAAAGTAGAATTTGCctaaaagctctttgaggtatgtacgGCTAAAGCCTCCTCTTCTTAGAAACTGAACTCCCATGGTGCCCGTACAATTGGTGCACGTTTCAACTCTTGATTGATGTAGGAGATGACATTTCAAATGTACTTGTGTTGTGAAAACTTTACGTGTATAATGCATTCAAATGCTTCCCGTTGTGCTATGTTGTTACTTGGTGATGTGTTGAAGTTATGGAATATGTGTTAAATTGCCAAGGTATGTGGCAGCCTCtatatgcccatgattcatgtttcctctcatgtgtacttgacatcttgaattGAAAGGCTTGtggttgaaattgatattgatgtgaaatatgtAGAAAGAACTCGAATTATGAAATCTGGTCAAGTGCCACGTGTGACATAACTATTGTGGCCACTAGTGCCGAAGGAATTGAAATGTGTGGGAAATATGGAATGAGGTAATTGATGGAAAAATGGAAATGTCTTGAGTTATacagcctagccgatcgggtcgagatcggacaccatgctgcacacatggtggtattgtgtggaaaatacaattaaaatcaaaattgaaatgggaattgATATTGTGGAAAATTTTCTCCAAGGGAGATGACCTAGCCGGTTaggtcgtgatcggactctgtGCCAAGAGCATGGTAGTATTATGAATAGTGACATTGTGAATAGTGGTATTGTAGATAGTGGTATCGTGAACTATGGTATTATCAGTACTAAAGATCTACCGACTAAAAATGTATACtacttttgtatttttaaattgttatatttCAATTGTGCATGTGGAAATTATTGATAGTGACTTGTCGTTTCTATGGCTTTCCTTTTCTTGTATGgttattctattttgaaagatgttttttagctttacatactagtactattcgacagtactaacgccccttttgccaggggcgctacatttttaaatggatgtaggtggtccTATAGCAGACAGTGTTGGTTGCAGCTAGTGGCGCATCCTCTTTTCAgccgacttggtgagccccactttatTTCGGGGTCCTTTATCATTGtccatcatgtactttgtattttgaggtatagctggagccttgttgccgacatttccatattactcttcaattgtatttagaggcttcgtagacaggttgtgggtagtgtttGATAATGGAATTTAAATTAGAAATATTGGTATTTGGCAAATATGTTTTTCATCATAACTATAAAAATTGTAATATTTTGGACATTATGGTTGAAACTGCTAATGGAAACAAAAtgaaagttgttaatgaaatatttataaagtatgattaatggagttcatctcctctttattcatgagttagtttgggtagaatgaaacctaataggcttgctcagccaggtttactcgattgagcgccagtcgcgctcctcggtttttagggcgtgacaaacttggtatcggAGCCTAAGGTTTTAACGTGTTCTAGGATGTcttggagccgtgtctagtagagtccttcttatcggtgtgttgtcgaacacatctataagttggaggctattcggacatttacaaatttcacccttctttgatactccagatcgtgcggTAGAGCTCAAGATAGGGAGCTAATTTCCTCGCTATGTCTTATTATCCAGATG encodes the following:
- the LOC138871257 gene encoding uncharacterized protein, whose translation is MNVKGPVESQRIMKCLTTILEIDIFDVWDIDFMGPFVSSYGNTYFLVTVDYLSKWVEAATLPNNKARSVVAFLKKNIFTRFGTPWAIISDGSHIFATKLSTPYSPNWSKKLDDALWAYQTAYKAHIAMSLYRLMFGKSCHFLVELEHKAIWALNKLNLYWDVTINLRVAHLNELDEFWYHAYTSSSLYKEKMRYLHDKYIWNKEFKEGDLVLLFNPWSRMFPGKLKSKWSGPFEVVAVTPFSALDLKNKNDEIMVRSQGRGDTSNGRGYPSRG